One window of the Eucalyptus grandis isolate ANBG69807.140 chromosome 8, ASM1654582v1, whole genome shotgun sequence genome contains the following:
- the LOC104429569 gene encoding probable linoleate 9S-lipoxygenase 5, whose amino-acid sequence MDKVSHGILPAFDGGNEAGGSKKVKGTVVLMKKNVLDFNDFNASVLDLVFELFGQKVSLQLVSAVHGDPEKGLRGKLGKPAYLEDWITTSTLLKAGDSAFMVTFEWDEEVGVPGAIIVQNKHHRQFYLKTVTLEDVPGEGRVHFVCNSWVYPADRYKKERVFFSNKTYLPGQTPAPLVKYREEELVNLRGDGTGELQEWDRVYDYAYYNDLGNPDKDAKYARPVLGGSAEYPYPRRGRTGRPPTKTDPNTERRVPALMSLDIYVPRDEWFGHLKMSDFLAYALKAVAQLLKRKLESVCAKTPNEFDSFEDVLKLYKGSIKLASPLLESLEESIPLEMIKEPCCAENKTAWRTVVEFSRKMLAGVTPALIRLLKYPMPQVIKENKTAWRTDVEFGREMLAGVNPVLIRRLEEFPPASKLDPKIYGNQSSTIREELIQKQLNGLTVKQVIKKNKLFILDHHDAIMPYLRRINTTTTKTYATRTLLFLKDDGTLKPLAIELSLPHPEGDEFGAISKVYMPADQGVEGSIWQLAKAYAAVNDSGYHQLISHWLNTHAAIEPFVIATNRQLSALHPIYKLLHPHFRDTMTINAFARQILINAGGILEATVFPAKYAMEMSSAIYKNWIFPEQALPADLIKRGVAVEDANSPHGLRLLIEDYPYAVDGLEIWSAIKTWVEDYCSFYYKSDETVQKDEELQSWWKELVEEGHGDKKDEPWWPKMQTVKDLTETCTITIWIASALHAAVNFGQYPYAGYLPNRPTLSRRYMPEEGTPEFEELKQNPDKTFLKTITAQLQTLLGISIIEILSMHSTDEVYLGQRDTHEWTADAEPLEAFERFQKKLGEVEERIMRMNGDKRWRNRVGPVEIPYMLLYPTSEGGVTAKGIPNSVSI is encoded by the exons ATGGACAAGGTGTCTCATGGGATACTCCCCGCCTTCGACGGCGGCAATGAGGCGGGCGGGTCTAAGAAGGTCAAGGGCACCGTGGTGCTGATGAAGAAGAACGTCCTGGACTTCAACGACTTCAACGCGTCGGTCCTCGACCTCGTTTTTGAGCTGTTTGGACAGAAGGTCTCTCTGCAACTCGTGAGCGCCGTCCACGGCGATCCTG AAAAAGGTTTGCGAGGGAAATTGGGAAAGCCTGCGTATCTGGAAGATTGGATCACTACCAGCACTCTTTTAAAGGCAGGGGACTCGGCATTCATGGTCACTTTCGAATGGGATGAGGAGGTGGGAGTTCCTGGGGCGATCATCGTGCAAAACAAGCATCACAGACAGTTCTACCTCAAGACGGTCACACTCGAAGATGTGCCTGGTGAGGGCCGGGTCCACTTCGTCTGCAACTCGTGGGTCTACCCTGCAGACCGGTACAAGAAGGAACGAGTCTTCTTCTCGAACAAG ACGTATCTTCCTGGCCAAACTCCAGCGCCTCTAGTGAAGTACCGAGAGGAAGAGTTAGTTAACTTGAGAGGCGACGGAACGGGAGAGCTTCAGGAGTGGGACAGGGTGTACGACTATGCTTACTACAACGATTTGGGCAATCCAGATAAGGACGCGAAGTATGCCCGCCCTGTTCTAGGAGGATCTGCTGAATATCCCTATCCTCGCAGAGGAAGGACCGGTCGACCACCAACTAAGACAG ATCCGAATACCGAGAGAAGGGTGCCCGCGCTCATGAGCCTAGACATATATGTTCCTAGGGACGAATGGTTCGGCCACTTAAAGATGTCCGACTTCCTCGCTTATGCTCTAAAAGCCGTGGCTCAATTATTGAAGCGTAAGCTGGAGAGTGTATGCGCCAAAACGCCCAATGAATTCGACTCCTTCGAGGACGTGCTCAAGCTTTACAAAGGCAGTATCAAGCTTGCCAGCCCTTTGCTCGAGAGTCTGGAGGAGAGCATTCCTCTGGAGATGATCAAGGAACCATGCTGTGCAGAGAATAAGACTGCCTGGAGGACCGTTGTCGAATTCAGCAGAAAAATGCTCGCTGGAGTCACCCCTGCCCTGATTCGCCTTCTCAAGTACCCCATGCCTCAAGTGATCAAAG AGAATAAGACTGCCTGGAGGACCGATGTAGAATTCGGTAGAGAGATGCTCGCTGGAGTCAACCCTGTCTTGATTCGCCGTCTCGAG GAATTCCCTCCAGCAAGCAAGCTAGACCCTAAAATATATGGCAACCAGAGCAGTACAATAAGGGAAGAGCTCATTCAGAAGCAACTGAATGGATTAACTGTCAAACAG GTTATCAAGAAGAACAAATTGTTCATATTGGATCACCATGATGCCATCATGCCGTATTTGAGGCGGATAAACACAACCACCACCAAAACGTATGCTACTCGAACACTCCTCTTCTTGAAGGATGATGGTACCCTGAAGCCGCTGGCAATAGAGCTTAGCTTGCCACATCCTGAGGGAGACGAGTTTGGCGCAATAAGCAAGGTGTACATGCCGGCTGATCAAGGCGTCGAAGGTTCCATCTGGCAGCTGGCTAAAGCTTATGCTGCAGTTAACGATTCAGGCTATCATCAACTCATCAGCCATTG GTTGAATACTCATGCGGCGATTGAACCATTTGTGATTGCAACAAATAGACAACTAAGCGCGCTTCACCCAATCTACAAGCTTTTGCATCCACATTTCCGCGACACGATGACCATAAACGCATTTGCCAGGCAGATTTTGATCAATGCGGGTGGAATCCTGGAGGCGACTGTTTTCCCAGCAAAGTATGCCATGGAAATGTCTTCCGCCATCTACAAGAACTGGATTTTCCCCGAGCAAGCACTTCCGGCTGACCTCATCAAGCG GGGAGTCGCTGTAGAAGATGCAAACTCCCCGCATGGCCTCCGCCTATTGATCGAGGACTACCCCTACGCGGTAGATGGGCTCGAGATCTGGTCTGCGATCAAGACGTGGGTTGAGGACTACTGCTCCTTTTATTACAAGAGCGACGAGACGGTTCAGAAGGACGAGGAACTCCAATCCTGGTGGAAGGAACTCGTGGAGGAGGGGCACGGCGACAAGAAGGACGAGCCCTGGTGGCCTAAAATGCAGACTGTGAAGGACCTAACAGAGACATGTACGATCACCATCTGGATCGCGTCTGCTCTCCATGCGGCTGTGAACTTCGGGCAATACCCTTATGCAGGGTACCTCCCGAACAGGCCCACCCTCAGCCGTCGCTATATGCCCGAGGAGGGTACTCCCGAATTCGAAGAGCTCAAGCAAAATCCTGACAAGACTTTCCTGAAAACTATAACAGCCCAGCTTCAGACACTTCTAGGAATTTCAATCATAGAGATCCTGTCGATGCATTCGACTGACGAGGTGTATCTTGGGCAGAGAGACACTCACGAGTGGACAGCGGACGCTGAGCCGTTGGAGGCGTTTGAGAGGTTTCAGAAGAAGCTGGGAGAAGTCGAGGAAAGGATTATGAGGATGAATGGGGACAAGAGGTGGAGGAACCGGGTCGGGCCGGTCGAGATTCCTTATATGCTGCTTTACCCGACCAGCGAAGGCGGAGTGACCGCCAAGGGAATTCCCAACAGTGTCTCGATCTAA